Proteins from one bacterium genomic window:
- the rpsA gene encoding 30S ribosomal protein S1, whose amino-acid sequence MSQTTNQARDKFHGKAPLPFVKVNEAIGDYSESEFLDLKTMYDRTLSEISQSTIVKGKIRAINEKEVKVDIGFKSEGIIATTEFGSNLDKYKVGDEIEVYLDNMEDKEGNVILSHKKADFMRSWEKINRLHDSGETVSGTIAKRIKGGMVVSVMGIDCFLPGSQIDVKPIRDFDAYVGREMNFKVVKINNLRKNVVVSSRVLIEESTKGQRERILTDLQKGQILEGTVKNITDFGAFIDLGGVDGLLHITDMSWGRVKHPSEIVKLDEKIKVMVIDFNEHKDRISLGLKQMQPEPWLEAAKKYSIGSMVKGKIVSITDYGAFIEIEKGIEGLIHISEMSWNQTIKHPSQMFNLGDEVEAEVVNIQADQRKISLSIKKLQNDPWEHVDDRYPLGSKHAGTVRNLTNFGVFVELEPGIDGLVHISDLSWTRKIRNPNEMVKKGDHLDVVIMGIDKDNRRISMSHKHVTENPWDGFIQAYAASTETTGKIMRHIEKGVIVELPLGVEGFVPTSHLPKSDKKDAYGEGVELNLVVIEFDKDNKKIVLSATELEKQKEAKMVEEYNASQKGGEAQA is encoded by the coding sequence ATGTCACAAACCACAAACCAAGCCCGTGACAAATTTCACGGCAAAGCCCCGCTCCCTTTCGTCAAAGTCAATGAAGCCATCGGTGATTATTCCGAATCGGAATTTCTTGATCTCAAGACCATGTATGATCGCACACTGAGTGAAATTTCACAAAGCACGATCGTCAAAGGTAAAATCCGTGCCATCAATGAAAAAGAAGTCAAAGTGGACATCGGATTCAAAAGCGAAGGCATTATTGCAACAACCGAATTTGGTTCCAACCTCGACAAATACAAAGTCGGCGATGAGATCGAAGTTTATCTTGACAATATGGAAGATAAAGAAGGCAATGTGATCCTTTCACACAAAAAAGCCGACTTTATGCGTTCCTGGGAAAAAATCAACCGCTTGCATGACAGCGGTGAAACCGTCAGCGGTACAATCGCCAAACGTATCAAGGGCGGTATGGTTGTCAGCGTGATGGGTATTGACTGCTTCCTCCCCGGATCGCAAATCGATGTTAAGCCGATCCGCGATTTTGATGCGTATGTAGGCCGCGAAATGAATTTCAAAGTCGTTAAGATCAACAACCTGCGCAAAAATGTGGTTGTCAGTAGCCGCGTTCTCATCGAAGAATCCACCAAAGGCCAGCGTGAACGCATCCTTACGGATTTACAAAAAGGTCAGATTCTTGAAGGAACGGTCAAAAACATTACCGATTTCGGTGCGTTTATTGATCTTGGCGGAGTGGACGGACTATTGCACATTACCGATATGTCTTGGGGTCGTGTCAAACATCCTTCGGAAATCGTCAAACTTGATGAAAAAATCAAAGTTATGGTCATTGATTTCAACGAGCACAAAGACCGCATTTCCCTCGGCCTCAAACAAATGCAGCCGGAACCGTGGCTCGAAGCCGCTAAAAAATATTCCATCGGTTCGATGGTCAAAGGTAAAATTGTTTCGATCACCGACTACGGCGCCTTCATCGAAATCGAAAAAGGTATCGAAGGTCTCATTCACATTTCTGAAATGTCATGGAATCAAACGATCAAACATCCTTCGCAGATGTTCAATCTCGGCGATGAAGTGGAAGCCGAAGTCGTTAATATCCAGGCGGATCAACGCAAAATATCCCTCTCGATCAAAAAACTGCAAAATGATCCTTGGGAACATGTGGATGACCGTTATCCCCTCGGCAGCAAACACGCCGGTACAGTACGTAATCTTACCAACTTCGGCGTTTTCGTGGAACTCGAACCCGGTATTGACGGTTTAGTTCACATTTCCGATTTATCATGGACTCGTAAGATCCGCAATCCTAATGAAATGGTCAAAAAAGGCGATCACTTGGATGTTGTCATCATGGGTATTGATAAAGATAATCGCCGTATCTCCATGAGCCACAAGCATGTCACGGAAAATCCGTGGGATGGCTTTATCCAGGCTTATGCCGCCAGTACGGAAACAACCGGCAAAATCATGCGTCATATCGAAAAGGGTGTGATCGTCGAATTGCCGCTCGGCGTCGAAGGTTTTGTACCGACGTCGCACTTGCCGAAATCCGATAAAAAAGACGCTTACGGCGAAGGCGTAGAACTCAACTTAGTCGTGATCGAATTTGATAAGGACAACAAAAAAATCGTCCTGTCCGCGACAGAGCTTGAAAAACAAAAAGAAGCTAAAATGGTCGAAGAATATAACGCCAGCCAAAAAGGCGGCGAAGCGCAAGCTTAA
- the speA gene encoding biosynthetic arginine decarboxylase, whose amino-acid sequence MHFEETPKLTWTTDDANKIYNVEEWGAGYFHINTKGHISVTPTGDLGKSIDLKTVVDDIKARGIALPVLVRFQDILRSRVRELNEHFRRAISEYNYQGKYHGVFPIKVNQLREAVEEILDAGIPYGYGIECGSKPELYVALALVEDKETLIIANGYKDAQFIRMALLGKQLRKNVIIVVEKLSELRQILQISKEIGVEPAIGIRAKLSTKGTGKWEASSGDQSKFGLSMPEIVEAIEMLKENNLTSAFKLLHFHMGSQIPDIRTIKAAAKEASRIYASAYKMGMPIQFIDVGGGLGVDYDGSRTTFRSSMNYSLQEYANDIVYTILEVCNSEEIPHPNIVSESGRAIVAHHSVLVLEIFGNIEKKPSAFKMDFSPEDPDIIQEMLDLRHQLHKKNTNYLEVYHDAAQRREEAHSLFSLGYLTLIEKAKIENLYWEIINIIREYSRSLEVIPEELAELEPKLADQYLCNFSIFQSLLDHWAIDHLFPIVPIHRLNEEPTKRAILVDITCDSDGKICKFIDMKDVKDKLELHPLNDDPYYIGIFLLGAYQDIMGDMHNLFGRVNEVHVFMDDEEPDNYYVEEIIPGSNVGQVLSLVQYNENEIIKLIKKTVDQRIKEGQLKPSEGVKLLDTYEAGLKDYTYLQLNGRSR is encoded by the coding sequence CTGCATTTTGAGGAGACGCCGAAGTTGACCTGGACAACCGATGATGCCAATAAAATCTACAATGTCGAAGAATGGGGTGCGGGTTATTTTCACATCAACACCAAAGGCCATATTAGCGTAACGCCCACCGGCGACCTTGGCAAATCCATTGACCTTAAAACGGTTGTAGACGATATCAAAGCACGCGGCATAGCCCTGCCCGTTCTTGTTCGGTTTCAGGATATTCTTCGAAGCCGCGTTCGGGAGCTCAATGAACATTTTCGCCGTGCGATCAGTGAATACAATTATCAAGGCAAATACCACGGCGTTTTCCCGATCAAAGTCAATCAATTGCGTGAGGCCGTCGAAGAAATACTGGATGCCGGTATTCCCTACGGTTACGGGATTGAGTGTGGCAGCAAACCGGAACTGTATGTCGCGCTAGCTCTTGTCGAAGATAAAGAAACGCTCATCATAGCCAACGGCTATAAAGATGCGCAATTCATTCGTATGGCGCTCCTGGGTAAACAACTCCGAAAGAACGTTATCATCGTTGTCGAAAAGTTATCCGAGCTGCGGCAGATTTTGCAGATATCCAAAGAAATCGGTGTCGAGCCGGCAATCGGTATTCGCGCTAAACTCAGTACCAAAGGCACCGGCAAATGGGAAGCTTCCAGCGGTGATCAGTCCAAGTTTGGCCTCTCTATGCCAGAGATCGTCGAAGCCATCGAAATGCTCAAAGAAAATAACCTGACGAGCGCTTTTAAGTTACTGCACTTTCACATGGGCTCCCAAATACCCGATATCCGTACGATCAAAGCGGCCGCTAAGGAAGCTTCGCGTATCTATGCGAGCGCCTATAAAATGGGTATGCCTATTCAGTTTATTGATGTCGGTGGCGGTTTGGGCGTTGACTATGACGGATCTCGGACAACATTTCGCAGCAGTATGAATTATAGTTTGCAGGAATATGCCAACGATATCGTTTATACTATTTTGGAAGTATGTAATTCGGAAGAAATTCCCCATCCCAATATTGTCAGCGAAAGCGGACGTGCCATCGTAGCCCATCATTCCGTTTTGGTTTTGGAAATTTTTGGTAACATTGAGAAAAAACCGTCCGCATTTAAAATGGATTTTTCTCCCGAAGATCCGGACATTATACAAGAAATGCTGGATCTGCGTCATCAATTGCACAAAAAAAACACCAACTACCTCGAAGTCTATCACGACGCCGCACAACGCCGCGAAGAAGCGCACTCGCTATTCTCACTCGGTTATCTGACGCTCATCGAAAAAGCTAAAATTGAGAACCTGTATTGGGAAATCATCAATATCATCCGTGAATATTCCCGCAGTCTGGAAGTGATACCCGAAGAATTAGCCGAGCTTGAGCCCAAATTAGCTGATCAGTATCTCTGCAATTTTTCGATTTTCCAATCGTTGCTGGACCATTGGGCGATCGACCATTTATTCCCCATTGTACCGATACACCGACTCAACGAAGAGCCGACCAAACGCGCTATTCTGGTGGACATCACCTGCGACTCCGACGGAAAAATCTGTAAATTCATTGACATGAAAGATGTCAAAGATAAGCTGGAACTTCACCCCCTGAATGATGATCCCTATTATATCGGTATTTTCTTATTGGGCGCTTATCAGGATATCATGGGTGATATGCATAATCTTTTCGGTCGCGTCAATGAAGTACACGTTTTTATGGATGACGAAGAACCGGATAACTACTACGTCGAAGAAATCATTCCCGGTTCCAATGTTGGGCAAGTATTATCGCTGGTACAGTACAATGAAAATGAGATCATCAAGCTCATCAAAAAAACCGTGGATCAGCGCATCAAAGAAGGGCAACTCAAACCCAGCGAAGGTGTTAAATTATTAGACACCTACGAAGCCGGACTTAAAGATTATACCTATCTTCAGCTCAACGGCCGTTCACGTTAG
- a CDS encoding UDP-2,3-diacylglucosamine diphosphatase has product MIQKPSFFISDIHFMGGRSAAEFHKYRMVKSFFEHVAEHGQELFILGDYFDFGIDYRHSLPSQNVRGLALLVLLADAGVQIHYLVGNHDFWLGDFLQKELDIKLYYEPFSISRNGKNIYLIHGDGLSDLDKSYRTMRRILRARFNQFLFRWLHPDLGIALANRMSHASKNQDVLYTKYNQDESYFKSLNTIFDQGYDMILMGHHHQPMMRVFNNKIYYNLGDWIQHGSYLESDAQGFSQKTWKLT; this is encoded by the coding sequence ATGATTCAAAAGCCTTCATTTTTCATATCTGACATTCATTTTATGGGCGGGCGCTCAGCGGCGGAGTTTCATAAATACAGAATGGTCAAATCTTTTTTTGAGCACGTCGCTGAACATGGACAAGAGCTTTTTATACTCGGGGATTATTTTGATTTCGGCATTGATTATCGTCACAGCCTTCCCTCGCAAAACGTACGCGGCCTTGCGTTGTTGGTATTATTGGCAGACGCAGGAGTACAAATTCATTACCTTGTCGGCAATCATGATTTTTGGCTCGGTGATTTTTTACAAAAGGAGTTGGATATTAAACTTTATTATGAGCCATTTTCGATTTCACGCAACGGGAAAAATATTTATCTTATACACGGCGACGGATTATCCGATCTTGATAAATCCTATCGCACGATGCGCCGCATTTTGCGCGCTCGTTTCAATCAGTTTTTATTTCGATGGTTACATCCCGATCTCGGTATCGCCTTAGCCAATCGTATGTCGCACGCGAGCAAAAATCAGGATGTTTTATATACCAAATACAATCAGGATGAAAGCTATTTTAAGTCGCTGAATACCATTTTTGATCAGGGCTATGATATGATATTGATGGGACATCATCATCAGCCTATGATGCGTGTTTTCAATAATAAAATATATTATAATCTGGGAGACTGGATTCAGCACGGCAGTTACCTTGAATCCGACGCGCAGGGGTTTTCGCAAAAAACTTGGAAACTTACATGA
- a CDS encoding alpha/beta hydrolase produces MNSEIKFHCKDQGSGVPVVFIHGYPLDHSIWQNQFELSDTYRFFALDLPGMGKTPFYELETIADYARWVTLCLRQKNIARYHLLGHSMGGYIALEMLRQDGTADILSFTLVNSQPFADTQEGIQNRYAMAERIEREGGAFVVDMMKIKMLSANQSHLSGAIAPIMTQADIKGMVQGQRAMARREDNTDMLIQSRVSKLIITGTDDVLVSEERRKKMGELDQNIEFHMLQASGHLSMMEKPEEVNRILRNFLRRQLSIR; encoded by the coding sequence ATGAATAGTGAAATTAAATTTCATTGTAAGGATCAAGGTAGCGGTGTACCCGTTGTATTTATACACGGCTACCCGCTTGATCATTCGATTTGGCAAAATCAGTTTGAACTGTCGGATACATATCGGTTTTTTGCTTTGGACCTTCCGGGTATGGGTAAGACTCCGTTTTATGAATTGGAAACCATAGCTGATTATGCACGATGGGTAACGCTATGTTTACGACAAAAAAACATTGCCCGCTATCATCTTCTCGGGCACTCTATGGGCGGATATATCGCTTTGGAGATGTTGCGTCAGGATGGCACAGCCGATATTCTCTCTTTTACGTTGGTGAATTCGCAACCCTTTGCCGATACACAAGAAGGCATACAAAATCGTTATGCTATGGCAGAACGCATAGAAAGGGAAGGCGGCGCGTTTGTCGTAGACATGATGAAAATCAAAATGCTCTCCGCCAACCAGTCGCATTTGTCGGGAGCGATTGCTCCGATCATGACACAGGCGGATATTAAAGGCATGGTGCAAGGGCAGCGTGCGATGGCCCGACGCGAAGATAATACCGATATGTTGATCCAAAGCCGCGTGTCGAAATTAATCATCACCGGCACCGATGATGTACTGGTTTCTGAGGAACGGCGAAAAAAAATGGGGGAGCTGGATCAAAACATAGAGTTTCACATGCTACAAGCATCCGGGCATCTCAGCATGATGGAAAAACCGGAAGAAGTTAATCGCATACTTCGCAATTTTCTTCGTCGACAGTTATCTATCCGCTAA
- a CDS encoding DUF3047 domain-containing protein, whose product MSYIRRVLFILLCFQASLFAQAQVSTDALKSQLTSLRELLRDTARFRSTHAPVLMDQLMDWNEITRRKFEANWVNLTKSWQLRFERAIRQRLSEVFTQYLIHNAATLRRAESRWFDEEIGITRAKASLEIVQNQEIVRIALRLSFSENRWRIYDIRTPEFRLLRDLLPDCDEKISDGYSNEYVEALITNAEHFVIDDFNAVESGVFPRNWGWRKRDDDLMRSSQRVYSVVKDSQDSYLSAIARGTSVALVRPYSYDLREYPVLKWKWRVNTMPPASSQNDAIENAASVTVIFYQNWLGVPITITYAWAYEGGTCTTVKTSGWLYDNFSIVLRNAQSPHGQWIEETINLREDYKRIFGEYPPDQIAGLYIITDSPNFQFPTTADYDHIRAQKSTTTYSCRN is encoded by the coding sequence ATGAGTTATATTCGACGAGTATTGTTTATCCTGTTATGCTTTCAAGCGTCGCTCTTTGCACAAGCACAGGTTTCAACGGACGCATTGAAGTCGCAGTTAACTTCCCTACGCGAGCTATTAAGAGATACGGCGCGCTTCCGTTCGACGCACGCTCCGGTTTTGATGGACCAGCTGATGGATTGGAATGAAATTACACGTCGAAAATTTGAAGCCAATTGGGTGAACCTTACCAAAAGCTGGCAGTTACGTTTCGAAAGAGCGATACGACAACGCCTCAGCGAGGTTTTTACACAATACCTGATACACAATGCGGCAACATTACGCCGTGCCGAGTCCCGTTGGTTTGACGAAGAGATCGGTATAACACGCGCCAAAGCGTCTCTGGAAATCGTACAAAATCAAGAAATCGTGCGCATCGCGTTGCGGCTTTCCTTTTCCGAGAACCGATGGCGAATATACGATATACGTACGCCCGAATTTCGTTTGCTGCGTGACCTTTTACCGGATTGCGATGAAAAGATCAGTGACGGATATAGCAATGAATACGTAGAAGCGCTGATCACCAACGCCGAACATTTTGTCATTGACGATTTTAATGCCGTTGAGTCAGGTGTTTTTCCGCGCAATTGGGGTTGGCGCAAGCGGGATGATGATCTGATGCGTTCTTCACAGCGCGTCTATAGTGTCGTCAAAGACAGTCAGGACAGCTATTTATCCGCCATAGCCCGCGGCACATCCGTTGCGCTAGTTCGGCCTTACAGTTATGATCTCCGTGAATATCCGGTACTCAAATGGAAATGGCGCGTCAATACCATGCCTCCGGCTTCATCCCAAAACGATGCGATCGAAAACGCCGCCTCGGTAACCGTCATTTTTTATCAAAATTGGCTCGGTGTGCCGATCACCATAACCTATGCCTGGGCCTATGAAGGCGGCACTTGTACGACGGTCAAAACTTCGGGTTGGTTATACGATAACTTTTCGATCGTTTTACGCAATGCCCAATCACCGCACGGTCAATGGATCGAAGAGACCATAAATCTTAGGGAAGATTATAAACGTATTTTCGGCGAATACCCACCGGATCAAATCGCCGGGTTATACATTATCACGGACAGCCCCAATTTTCAGTTTCCAACAACCGCCGATTACGATCATATCCGGGCTCAAAAAAGCACCACTACATATTCGTGCCGAAATTGA
- a CDS encoding ribonuclease HII, translating into MSSHPLLKYETECWEHGHPHVAGVDEAGRGPLAGPVVVAGAIFERDFVIEGVTDSKQLTEERREFFFNTIQSSALAFHIEIIDHEKIDKINILQASLLGMRMCVEKMRIPADFVLIDGNSEAFPKNNTYYTRQRPIVKGDAKSFTIAAASILAKVTRDRLMVEYDKIFPQYGFAKHKGYPTADHIQALKTHGLCMIHRKTFCAGIMNEQMGLEF; encoded by the coding sequence ATGAGCAGTCATCCGCTATTAAAATACGAAACTGAGTGTTGGGAACACGGTCATCCCCACGTTGCCGGCGTGGATGAAGCCGGACGCGGTCCTCTGGCCGGGCCGGTCGTCGTGGCCGGTGCGATTTTTGAACGCGATTTTGTGATCGAAGGCGTTACCGACAGTAAACAGCTCACGGAAGAACGACGGGAGTTTTTTTTTAACACCATTCAAAGTAGTGCCTTAGCATTTCACATCGAAATCATCGATCATGAAAAAATAGATAAAATCAATATTCTGCAAGCTTCGCTATTAGGAATGCGGATGTGCGTCGAAAAGATGCGTATACCCGCTGATTTTGTTTTGATTGACGGCAACTCCGAAGCGTTTCCTAAAAACAACACCTATTATACCCGTCAGCGCCCTATCGTCAAAGGTGATGCCAAAAGTTTTACGATCGCGGCCGCTTCCATACTTGCCAAAGTAACACGGGATCGTTTGATGGTCGAATACGATAAAATTTTTCCACAATACGGATTTGCCAAACACAAAGGTTATCCGACCGCCGACCATATCCAAGCCCTCAAAACGCACGGACTTTGTATGATCCATCGCAAAACCTTTTGCGCTGGAATTATGAATGAGCAGATGGGATTAGAATTTTAG
- the lnt gene encoding apolipoprotein N-acyltransferase — protein MITRTRILYLTGPLLFLLSFPPLPTGFLAYIALLPFFELLRQNQYRFGFRTGYGLGLLTMGIFIHWLNANTGATLPQATGMYLGTIMYLALYWGCFGAIQGFIQRKLGERGLWLAPFLWASLDYVQSLGELGFTWHNLATTQSYYLPLIQFIDITGIYGLSFWIALVNVIIFKLINAYREQQKNQVVSYAVGLGMIFLLPLVYGFLSSWRETSEKKLRVAIIQPNIEPNRKWLEHDFAYEELLRLTQSIPEGKTDLIIWPETAIPVRLRQDRTKLAAIREILKEKKASLLTGIPDRKTTETEDGRRTAEYYNAALVIRPDNTQLGNYEKVHLVPFGEFVPSFLKFLDAIAMEVGASNYTPGDSVHAFTIPLYSDSIPADSACITAVICLESIFPYLVREGLERDAQALVIVTNDSWYDGTMAPEQHARIAVLRAIEFRTSVARCANSGVSNAIDPYGRITAKLDNGLQGVLYATIPLQTSTSIYMRWGDWFAHSLWVITTLSLCFLFFYKPSKLD, from the coding sequence ATGATCACACGCACCCGCATTTTGTATCTTACGGGGCCGTTGCTTTTTTTATTAAGCTTTCCCCCGCTTCCTACCGGATTTTTAGCCTATATCGCTCTCCTTCCTTTTTTTGAATTGCTGCGTCAAAATCAATATCGGTTCGGTTTTAGAACCGGTTACGGCTTGGGTTTGCTTACCATGGGTATTTTTATTCATTGGCTCAATGCCAATACCGGAGCAACACTACCGCAGGCCACCGGCATGTATCTCGGGACGATCATGTATCTGGCTTTGTATTGGGGATGTTTCGGCGCCATACAAGGTTTTATCCAACGCAAACTTGGTGAACGTGGTTTATGGTTAGCTCCCTTTTTGTGGGCATCGCTGGACTACGTCCAGTCGCTCGGCGAACTTGGTTTTACTTGGCATAATCTGGCGACAACCCAGTCTTATTATCTTCCTTTGATTCAGTTTATAGATATTACCGGCATTTACGGGCTTTCGTTTTGGATCGCTTTGGTTAATGTTATCATTTTCAAATTAATCAATGCCTATCGTGAACAGCAAAAAAATCAAGTGGTGTCCTATGCCGTGGGTTTGGGAATGATTTTTCTTTTGCCGCTAGTCTATGGCTTTTTGTCGTCGTGGCGGGAAACTTCGGAAAAAAAGTTGCGTGTAGCGATCATACAGCCCAATATTGAACCGAACCGCAAATGGCTTGAGCATGATTTTGCATACGAAGAATTGTTGCGCTTAACGCAATCCATCCCTGAAGGTAAAACCGATCTGATCATTTGGCCGGAAACGGCCATTCCAGTTCGATTGAGACAAGATCGAACTAAACTCGCAGCGATACGTGAAATCTTAAAAGAAAAAAAAGCCTCTCTGCTCACCGGAATACCCGATCGGAAAACGACAGAAACCGAAGACGGACGACGGACGGCTGAATATTATAACGCCGCGCTCGTTATTCGCCCGGATAATACGCAGCTTGGAAATTATGAAAAAGTTCATCTTGTTCCTTTTGGCGAATTCGTTCCGAGTTTTTTGAAGTTTTTGGACGCCATCGCCATGGAAGTCGGTGCCTCTAACTATACGCCCGGCGATTCAGTTCATGCTTTTACCATTCCTCTCTATTCCGATAGCATCCCGGCCGACTCAGCGTGTATTACTGCTGTCATTTGCCTTGAGTCCATATTCCCCTATCTAGTTCGGGAAGGTTTGGAGCGGGATGCGCAAGCTTTGGTCATTGTAACCAATGATTCATGGTATGATGGTACGATGGCGCCTGAACAACACGCACGCATCGCCGTTCTGAGAGCGATTGAGTTTCGCACTTCGGTAGCCCGGTGCGCCAACTCCGGCGTCTCCAACGCCATTGATCCCTACGGGCGCATTACGGCCAAGTTGGATAATGGCTTGCAGGGAGTGCTGTATGCGACGATACCGTTGCAAACCAGTACCAGCATTTATATGCGATGGGGCGATTGGTTCGCTCACAGTCTTTGGGTGATCACCACTTTATCGCTGTGCTTTTTGTTTTTTTATAAACCGTCGAAGCTCGATTGA
- a CDS encoding proline--tRNA ligase: MAERITKREQDYSQWYLDVIAQAQLADYAPVKGCMVIRPNGYAIWELVQQSLDKMFKDTGHVNAYFPLFIPESFMTKEKEHVEGFSPECAVVTHGGGKKLEESLYVRPTSETIIWSMYKNWIHSYRDLPILINQWANVVRWEMRTRLFLRTTEFLWQEGHTAHATYDDAEKEAMQMLHVYKTFAEEYMALPVYHGKKTDSEKFAGALHTYCIEAMMQDKKALQAGTSHNLGQNFAKAFDVKFQDENAQLQHVWATSWGVSTRLIGALIMAHSDDNGLVLPPKLAPMQVVIVPIYKEDNERTATVEAAQKLKTDLQSKGIRTHVDDRDQYRPGFKFNEWEVKGVPIRVELGPKDLAAGQIVCARRDKTAKTDKITMKVNEASSRIPALLEEIQKNLFDRAKEFRDKNTIFVSDYAGLKKIVENEEGFARCFWAGSREDEAKIKEETKATIRCIPMEQSGEKGRCVLTGQETDVQVIFAKAY, encoded by the coding sequence ATGGCTGAACGAATTACTAAACGCGAACAAGATTATTCACAATGGTATCTGGATGTCATTGCGCAGGCTCAACTGGCCGATTATGCGCCGGTCAAAGGTTGTATGGTAATTCGTCCAAATGGTTATGCGATATGGGAGTTGGTTCAACAATCTTTAGATAAAATGTTTAAAGATACCGGCCATGTCAATGCCTACTTTCCGCTATTCATACCGGAAAGTTTCATGACTAAAGAAAAAGAGCACGTTGAAGGCTTTTCGCCGGAGTGTGCGGTGGTCACGCATGGCGGTGGAAAAAAACTGGAAGAAAGTTTATACGTACGACCGACGTCGGAAACAATCATTTGGAGTATGTACAAAAACTGGATTCATTCCTATCGCGATTTGCCGATTTTGATCAATCAATGGGCGAACGTCGTGCGATGGGAGATGCGTACTCGATTGTTTTTACGGACGACGGAATTTCTATGGCAGGAGGGGCATACCGCGCATGCGACGTATGATGACGCGGAAAAAGAAGCTATGCAGATGCTGCATGTTTATAAAACGTTCGCTGAAGAGTATATGGCATTGCCGGTTTACCACGGAAAAAAAACCGATTCTGAAAAATTTGCCGGCGCACTGCACACCTACTGTATCGAAGCGATGATGCAAGACAAAAAGGCGCTTCAAGCCGGTACGTCGCATAATCTCGGGCAAAATTTTGCCAAAGCGTTCGACGTGAAGTTTCAGGATGAGAATGCTCAGCTCCAGCATGTATGGGCAACCAGTTGGGGGGTAAGCACTCGTCTGATCGGTGCACTCATTATGGCACACAGCGATGATAACGGATTGGTTTTACCGCCTAAATTGGCACCGATGCAGGTGGTGATAGTTCCGATATATAAAGAAGATAATGAACGTACTGCGACGGTGGAAGCCGCGCAAAAGTTGAAAACCGACTTGCAATCCAAAGGCATTCGCACGCATGTGGATGACCGTGATCAGTATCGCCCGGGTTTCAAATTTAACGAATGGGAAGTCAAAGGCGTGCCGATCCGCGTCGAACTGGGCCCGAAAGATTTAGCCGCCGGCCAGATCGTATGCGCACGTCGTGATAAAACGGCCAAAACGGATAAAATCACTATGAAGGTCAATGAAGCTTCGTCACGTATTCCAGCGTTATTGGAAGAGATTCAAAAAAATCTATTTGATCGGGCAAAAGAATTTCGCGATAAAAATACAATTTTCGTCAGCGATTATGCCGGATTAAAAAAGATCGTAGAAAACGAAGAAGGTTTTGCACGTTGCTTTTGGGCGGGTTCGCGCGAAGATGAAGCCAAGATCAAAGAAGAAACCAAGGCCACGATCCGATGCATACCGATGGAGCAGTCCGGAGAAAAAGGTCGCTGTGTGTTGACAGGCCAAGAAACGGATGTGCAGGTAATTTTCGCTAAAGCGTATTAA